In Limisphaerales bacterium, the following proteins share a genomic window:
- a CDS encoding DUF1501 domain-containing protein, with protein MDTTSLNFSRRDALQSMSAGFGFMAFAGLSTMAAHAAQRYQNPLAPKQPHFKPRAKRIIFCCMRGGPSHVDTFDYKPALAKNDGKTASGFGNRKLMESPWKFPKRGKSGLEISELYPHLAKHADKMCLLNSMYGDIPNHPQCFVQLHTGSFQFVRPSLGSWLLYGLGTENQNLPGFVTLNPPSRVGGAQNYGSAFLPAIYQGTRIGNLGQPLKDVKLPNLGNARLDAAAQRRQLDYIQSLNRDLKDRNEASAQIDGVIESYELAFRMQSALPKVMSLKGEKQSTLEAYGIGGGDTDNFGRQCLLARRMVESGVRFVEISHSNWDQHKALRARLGANCKATDQPMAALLADLEERGLLEDTLVMWGGEFGRTPHAKQQDGRDHNASGFSYWLAGGGVKGGMRYGATDEHGIKAVENRMHFHDLHATLLHLMGLDHEKLTYRYAGRDFRLTDVHGNVAKEILG; from the coding sequence ATGGACACCACATCACTAAACTTTTCGCGCCGCGACGCGTTGCAAAGTATGAGCGCAGGCTTCGGCTTTATGGCGTTTGCGGGCCTCAGCACCATGGCCGCGCACGCCGCGCAACGATATCAAAACCCGCTCGCGCCCAAGCAGCCGCACTTCAAACCACGCGCCAAGCGCATCATTTTTTGTTGTATGCGCGGCGGGCCGTCGCACGTGGACACGTTTGATTACAAACCGGCGCTGGCCAAGAATGACGGCAAAACCGCCAGCGGGTTTGGCAATCGCAAGTTGATGGAATCGCCCTGGAAATTTCCCAAGCGCGGCAAAAGTGGCCTTGAGATTTCCGAGCTCTACCCGCATCTCGCTAAGCATGCGGATAAAATGTGCCTGCTCAACAGTATGTACGGCGATATCCCGAATCATCCGCAGTGCTTTGTGCAACTGCACACCGGCAGCTTTCAATTTGTGCGGCCCAGCCTCGGCTCGTGGCTGCTGTACGGCCTCGGCACGGAGAACCAAAACCTGCCGGGCTTCGTCACGCTAAACCCGCCCTCGCGGGTGGGTGGCGCGCAGAATTATGGCAGCGCGTTTTTGCCGGCCATTTATCAGGGCACGCGCATTGGCAATCTCGGCCAACCGCTCAAGGATGTGAAGCTTCCAAACCTCGGCAATGCCCGCCTCGATGCAGCAGCGCAACGACGCCAGCTTGATTACATCCAGTCGCTCAATCGCGACCTCAAAGACCGCAATGAAGCCAGTGCGCAAATTGATGGCGTCATCGAAAGCTATGAACTTGCCTTCCGCATGCAAAGCGCACTGCCCAAGGTGATGAGCCTCAAAGGCGAAAAGCAATCCACGCTTGAGGCGTACGGTATCGGCGGCGGCGACACAGATAATTTTGGCCGTCAATGTTTGCTTGCGCGGCGAATGGTCGAGAGCGGCGTGCGGTTCGTGGAAATTTCTCATTCCAACTGGGATCAACACAAAGCCCTGCGCGCGCGCCTCGGCGCCAACTGCAAAGCCACCGACCAGCCGATGGCCGCGCTGCTCGCTGACCTCGAAGAGCGCGGTTTGCTTGAAGACACTCTCGTGATGTGGGGCGGCGAATTCGGCCGCACCCCGCACGCCAAGCAACAAGACGGCCGCGACCATAACGCCAGCGGCTTCAGCTACTGGCTCGCCGGCGGTGGCGTAAAAGGAGGAATGCGCTACGGCGCCACCGACGAGCACGGCATTAAAGCCGTCGAAAATCGGATGCACTTCCACGACCTGCATGCCACGCTCCTGCACCTCATGGGCCTCGACCACGAAAAGCTAACTTACCGCTACGCGGGTCGCGATTTTCGCCTGACCGACGTCCACGGCAACGTGGCTAAAGAGATTTTGGGGTAG
- a CDS encoding FkbM family methyltransferase, which produces MFKKIAKYIWSLRKAYLTNFRQTHYAQFGEDIVLDELLKPELCDGFYVDVGCYHPKKHSNTYRLHQRGWNGINIDLEEDKIRLFNLCRPNDHNVVCPVSDLEETVTIRRFSSFGLGTTINSQQAAGTNEAVFDERQAKTKTLAQIIEESPFAGRKIDLLSIEAEGMDERILKSVDFDRHFPKIILIEDYHRNIGEIIGTDSYKLLTSKGYALRSWTFYTLIFVQPETDILMPRENK; this is translated from the coding sequence ATGTTTAAAAAAATCGCAAAGTATATTTGGAGTCTCCGCAAGGCGTATCTCACAAATTTTCGCCAAACTCATTATGCGCAGTTTGGCGAAGACATTGTTCTCGATGAATTGCTGAAGCCCGAACTTTGCGATGGATTTTACGTGGACGTGGGTTGCTACCATCCCAAAAAACATTCCAATACCTATCGCCTTCACCAACGAGGTTGGAACGGCATCAATATTGATTTGGAAGAAGACAAGATTCGCCTCTTCAATCTGTGCCGCCCCAATGACCATAACGTGGTGTGTCCCGTTTCTGATTTGGAAGAGACCGTGACCATCCGCCGATTCAGCTCCTTTGGTTTGGGCACCACAATCAATTCCCAACAAGCGGCGGGTACAAATGAAGCCGTGTTTGATGAACGCCAAGCCAAGACAAAAACCCTCGCGCAAATCATCGAAGAAAGCCCGTTTGCCGGTCGGAAAATTGACTTGCTTTCAATCGAAGCCGAGGGGATGGACGAGAGAATTTTGAAATCAGTCGACTTCGATCGGCATTTCCCTAAGATCATTCTCATCGAAGATTATCATCGGAACATCGGCGAAATCATCGGAACTGATTCGTACAAATTGTTGACCAGTAAAGGCTACGCCTTGCGCAGTTGGACGTTTTACACACTCATCTTTGTCCAGCCCGAGACGGACATATTGATGCCAAGGGAGAACAAATAA
- a CDS encoding sulfatase, producing MRFSLRILLLVFLSLALHAADKKPNILFIAIDDQNDWIGYLGGHPMVKTPHIDRLAKRGTAFTNAHCQSPLCNPSRTSLMIGRRPGSTGIYGLSPWFRNVPEFKDVVSLPQYLKKHGGYKTYTTGKIYHGRYGRQKTDNEFDFIGPGASGAPFPEGKKKLVTTPFGNHKLVDWGTFPHKDEDKGDWKVADWAVDQLNQKPQEPFFMSVGFFLPHVPLFATQKWFDLYPNDDTVLPKIKRNDREDTPRFSWYMHWYLPEVRQKWLEDNNEWRNITRSYLACTSFMDSQVGRVLAALKKNGLEENTIIVLWSDHGWHVGEKGISGKNSLWDDGTRVPLIFAGPGVKPGQICAKPAELLDIYPTLADMLKLPKNKTLEGHSLIPQLKNAQAEREWPAITTHNHDNHGVRSEHWRFIQYADGSQELYDMRKDPNEWNNLAHDSKYAEVIAQHKKYLPKANRMPAPGSRSRILTYKDGKVIWQGEEVKPNDPIPGLD from the coding sequence ATGCGTTTTTCTCTTCGAATATTGTTGTTAGTATTCTTGTCGTTAGCACTTCACGCGGCGGATAAAAAGCCCAACATTCTGTTCATCGCCATCGACGATCAGAACGATTGGATCGGCTACCTTGGCGGGCATCCGATGGTGAAGACGCCCCACATCGATCGCCTCGCCAAGCGCGGCACGGCCTTCACCAACGCCCATTGCCAGTCGCCCCTGTGCAATCCTTCGCGCACCAGCCTGATGATTGGCCGGCGCCCCGGGAGCACGGGGATTTATGGACTGTCGCCTTGGTTCCGGAATGTGCCGGAGTTTAAAGACGTAGTTTCCCTGCCGCAGTATTTGAAGAAGCATGGCGGTTACAAAACCTATACCACCGGCAAGATTTATCACGGCCGTTATGGCCGGCAAAAAACAGACAACGAATTTGATTTCATTGGCCCAGGCGCAAGCGGCGCTCCCTTTCCTGAGGGTAAGAAAAAATTGGTCACCACACCATTTGGAAACCATAAACTGGTCGACTGGGGCACCTTCCCGCATAAGGACGAGGACAAGGGCGATTGGAAGGTCGCCGATTGGGCCGTCGATCAACTGAACCAAAAACCGCAGGAACCCTTCTTCATGTCCGTCGGTTTTTTCCTGCCGCACGTGCCCCTCTTTGCCACGCAGAAATGGTTCGACCTATACCCGAACGACGACACAGTCCTGCCGAAGATTAAACGAAACGATCGCGAGGATACCCCGCGCTTTAGCTGGTACATGCACTGGTATTTGCCAGAAGTCCGCCAAAAATGGTTGGAGGACAATAACGAGTGGCGAAACATCACCCGCAGTTATCTAGCCTGCACCTCCTTCATGGACTCACAGGTGGGCCGAGTGCTTGCCGCGCTGAAGAAAAATGGTCTGGAAGAAAACACGATCATTGTCCTCTGGAGCGATCACGGCTGGCACGTAGGCGAGAAAGGAATCTCAGGCAAAAACTCTTTGTGGGATGATGGAACGCGCGTGCCCTTAATCTTTGCCGGCCCAGGTGTGAAACCCGGTCAAATCTGCGCCAAACCCGCTGAGCTATTGGATATCTATCCAACCTTGGCTGATATGCTGAAATTACCCAAAAACAAAACGCTCGAAGGCCACAGCCTTATCCCTCAGTTGAAGAACGCGCAGGCCGAACGCGAATGGCCCGCCATCACCACCCACAACCACGACAACCACGGCGTGCGCAGCGAACACTGGCGCTTTATCCAATACGCCGATGGCAGCCAGGAACTGTATGACATGAGGAAAGATCCCAACGAATGGAACAACCTCGCGCATGACTCGAAATACGCTGAAGTGATTGCGCAGCACAAAAAATATTTACCCAAGGCAAACCGCATGCCCGCCCCAGGCAGCCGCTCCCGCATTCTGACCTACAAAGACGGAAAAGTCATTTGGCAGGGTGAAGAAGTTAAACCCAATGATCCGATTCCGGGGTTGGACTAG
- a CDS encoding HNH endonuclease produces MAAGKRWARDELFVTLNIYHKLTFGAFHSRNPVIVKLAEKLKRTPGSIAMKLSNFASFDPHLKLRGIQGLAGASNLDRVVWDEFHAELNETVPDSENALRELFEVDEDTNIIILPKLGFQKEPRRLDGETEIEANVKQRRGQDYFRESVLNNFGGRCGVSQIALRDLLIASHILPWSSNPDERLNVRNGLCLSRLHDAAFDRGLIAFDDNFQLMLSSRLTAELNQKAIDANFGKYEGKALNIPQDAALPEPAFLATHRENIFED; encoded by the coding sequence ATGGCAGCTGGCAAACGATGGGCGCGTGACGAATTATTCGTAACATTGAACATATATCATAAACTTACATTCGGAGCGTTTCATTCCAGAAACCCAGTCATTGTTAAACTAGCTGAAAAACTAAAAAGGACGCCCGGCAGTATTGCCATGAAACTCAGCAATTTTGCCTCGTTCGATCCTCACTTGAAATTAAGAGGAATCCAAGGGCTTGCGGGAGCAAGCAATTTGGACCGTGTTGTATGGGATGAGTTTCATGCTGAGCTGAATGAAACGGTGCCGGATAGTGAAAATGCGTTGCGTGAATTATTTGAGGTTGATGAAGATACCAACATAATAATTTTGCCTAAGCTGGGATTTCAGAAAGAACCGAGACGACTTGATGGGGAAACTGAGATTGAAGCAAATGTTAAGCAACGGCGTGGGCAGGATTACTTTAGAGAATCAGTCTTAAACAACTTTGGAGGACGATGTGGTGTTAGCCAAATAGCCTTACGAGATTTGCTCATCGCGTCGCACATATTACCTTGGAGCTCAAACCCTGATGAAAGGCTTAATGTGCGAAACGGCTTGTGCCTTTCACGCCTCCATGACGCAGCATTTGACAGAGGACTTATTGCATTCGATGACAATTTTCAATTAATGCTGTCCAGCAGACTGACTGCCGAGCTAAACCAGAAAGCAATAGATGCAAACTTTGGAAAATATGAAGGAAAAGCACTGAACATTCCGCAAGATGCGGCTTTGCCTGAACCTGCGTTTCTTGCGACTCATCGAGAAAATATTTTCGAAGATTAA
- a CDS encoding alpha/beta hydrolase — MRFRISILLAVMMGGAALSAAEPPLEPPVYRTEKNILYRSGKLTDYMRERCRLDVYFPVHKKEFPTVVWFHGGGLKAGHRSVPEALLNQGIAVVAVNYRLHPKVKAPAYIEDAAAAVAWTFKHIKDFGGSPKRIYVSGHSAGGYLTSMVGLDKRWLAAHKVDADALAGLIPYSGHTITHFTVRAERGIDGKQPIVDALAPLFHVRKEAPPLLLITGDRKLEMLGRYEENAYLWRMMKVVGHADTQLMELDGYNHGQMAAPAHPLLLRFIQRIEKTIE; from the coding sequence ATGAGGTTCCGTATTTCGATTCTGCTGGCGGTGATGATGGGGGGGGCGGCTTTGTCGGCGGCGGAACCGCCTTTGGAGCCGCCGGTTTATCGGACGGAGAAGAATATTCTCTATCGCTCCGGCAAGCTCACCGATTACATGCGCGAGCGGTGCCGGTTGGATGTGTATTTTCCGGTGCACAAAAAGGAGTTCCCCACGGTGGTGTGGTTTCATGGCGGCGGCTTGAAGGCCGGCCATCGGTCGGTGCCCGAGGCGCTGCTGAATCAAGGGATCGCGGTGGTGGCGGTGAATTACCGGCTCCATCCGAAGGTGAAGGCGCCCGCGTATATCGAGGACGCAGCGGCGGCTGTGGCGTGGACGTTTAAACACATCAAAGATTTCGGCGGCTCGCCAAAGCGGATTTATGTGAGCGGCCATTCGGCGGGCGGTTATCTCACGAGCATGGTGGGGCTGGATAAACGCTGGCTGGCGGCGCACAAGGTGGATGCCGATGCTCTAGCCGGGCTCATTCCTTATAGCGGCCACACGATCACGCATTTCACGGTGCGGGCCGAGCGCGGGATCGACGGCAAGCAACCGATTGTTGACGCGTTGGCGCCGTTGTTTCATGTGCGCAAGGAAGCGCCGCCGTTGCTGTTGATCACCGGCGATCGCAAGCTGGAGATGCTCGGGCGTTATGAGGAAAACGCCTATCTCTGGCGTATGATGAAGGTGGTCGGTCATGCTGACACGCAGCTCATGGAGCTGGACGGTTATAACCACGGCCAAATGGCCGCGCCAGCGCATCCATTGCTGCTACGGTTTATTCAGCGGATCGAGAAAACCATCGAATAA